In the Catenulispora sp. GP43 genome, CAGCGCGGCTGCTCCCGCGTGCTCCTGGCCATCAGCGAGCACGCCGACGACTACGCGGCGATCTTCACCGCCGAGGGCGGACGGCCGGTGTCCACGGAGTTCCGCTCGCAGCTGGACCTGAGAGCGATCGACCGTGAGCAGTACGCCGCGTGGGCCGCGCCGTCGGAGAAGAACGCGCACTACCGGATCGAGCTCTGGCAGGCCCCGACGCCGGAGGAACTGCTGGCACCGCTGGTCACCGCTCTCGACGCGATGCGCGACGCCCCGACCGGCGACTCCGGCTTCCAGCCGCCTCCGCCCAGCACGAAGCGCAGGCGCGCCAGCGAGGTGGACAACCTGCGCGGCGGCGCGCGGACCTACGTGGCCGCCGCCCTCACCGAAGACGGCGAGATCGCCGGGATGCACGAGACCCTGGTGTTCGGGGACTTCCGGATGGCCGACGTCGGGCACACCGCGGTCCCGGCGAGGTTCCGCGGCCACGGCCTGGGGCTGCGGCTCAAGGCGTTCCTGACGCTCGCGCTGCTGGAGCGGGAGCCGAAGGTCGACGCGGTCAGCACCTGGAACGACTCGGACAACGTCCCCATGCTGCGGGTGAACGGCGCGCTGGGCTACGCCAGGACCGAAGCCTGGAGCAACTGGCAGTTCGACCTCTAATATCAGAATTCTGCAATCAGCGCTCCGAACCGGACTCGGAGCAGAACTCTGATAGGGAGGGCCGCAGCGTGGCCGACCTGCCCGTGGCCCCGCTGGACGCGACCACCCGCACACTGTGCGCGCAGACGTACTGGGACCTGGGCTTCGCCCGCGAGGCCGAGGAGCTGCTCACCGGCGACGGCTTCTCGGCCATCGGGCCGCCGGTCGGGCTGAACCTGCCCTCGATCCTGCAGCACGCCGAGCACTCGCTGCGCATCCGGCGGCGGCGGGACCACGCGCTGCTGGCGTGCTGGCTGATGGCCGCGTTCTGCGTGGCCGGGCCGCTGCTGGTCACCCGGGGCACCAAGGACTTCGCGCCGACCCTGTTCGGCGCGGCCTGCGGCCTGGGCTCGGTGGCGGCCCTGGCCTGGACGCTGGCCACCACCGCGCGCTGGATCCGGGTGCACTCCGCCTTCGCGCTGCTGCGCACCTCGGCCTCGCCGCTGGTCTCAGCGCCTCCGCTGCCCCCGGACATGCACGGGGAGATCGTCGCCGACCAGGGCGCGAACGTGATCTGCTACGCGGCCGCCTCCCCGACGCCGTTCGCCGGCTTCGGCGAGCTGGTCGACGACAAGGTCATGGTCCACCTCCCGCTGGTCCTGGTCCCGGCCTACGTCGAGGGCGCCGGGACGAAGGAGACGCACCGCGTCGACGCCACCGACCTGCACCTCTACCTGCGCAACGAGCTCGGCCGCGACAGCGGGGTCCGGGACCTGGCGATCGTCAGCAACCTGTTCGTCCGCGGCGACGCGGCCAACGGCGTGGCCGGCCTGTGGCCCGGCGGCAAGGAGGCCCGCCCCTCCCGCCAGGCGCACGCCCTGATCTACTCCGCGGGCATCAACGACCCCGGCGACCGCGCGCAGACGTACCTGACCCTGCAGACCGTCCGCCACGGCGGCAACCTCGTGATCACGATGCACGTCCGCATCCGTGAACAGCACGACCGCATATCCCTGGAGATAGCCTCCGCGATAGCCGCCCCGCTGTCGGGCAAGTACACCTCGGTGGGAGGAGCCCTGCCCCGCTCGCTCGGCGGCCTGCGGGCCCACGCGCGCTGGTACGCCCTGATGGAACTGCCCGCCGCCCTGGCCGAAGCCTGGACTGGTCCGCTGATCCGCTCCGTGAGCCGCCGCCTGCAACAGCGTGCCCGCATGGACATCCTGCGCGGCATCCGGTCCGGCCGCATGCCCGACCGCGGCGCCCGCACTTCTCTGCGCCGCTGGACCATGGATGCGGCGAAGATCCAGTACCAGGAGGAGGCGGACGCGCGCGACATCCTGCAGCGGCTGCGCAAAGCGCTGTTCGACCACCTGGTGAACTACTTCGAGATGCACAAGATCTCGACCGGGGAGCTGATGCGGATCCGGGAGAACGTGCTGATCGTGGAGATGAAGTTCCGCGGCGAGGTGATCGAGGGTGCGAAGGCCTTCGGCGCCAACGAGAAGCGCTGATCCGGCCTCTCCCCCATATCCCGACACGCGAACGGTCCCGGCACCCGAGGCAGGTGCCGGGACCGCTTCATATCACGTCCCTGTCATGGGACTCAGAACGGCAGCTGCGCTTCGCGGTACCACGCCGGGTTGAGCCCTTCGAGCTTCATGATGTCGGTGGCGACGGCGTAGGGGAAGACCTGGTCACCGCCGAACAGGTACGTGTTCTTCACCGAGTCCTTGTCCGCGGTCATCGCCGCGCTGGTCGCCTCCGACACCGACGTCGCCCCCGGGACGCTGAGCAGCAGCGGGCTGCCCTGCAGGGCCATCAGCGCGCCGCCGGTCAGGGAGTCGGGGAAGTTCATTCCGTTCGCCACGCCGAGCGCCGCGGGCTTGGTGCCCCAGCCGAAGGAGGCGACCTTCGCCGCGGTGTCGAAGCGGTCGACGCCGGCTATCGGGGTGTAGTTCGCGGCGTTGGGCGATATCGCAGCCACCGCCTTCACCGCGCCCCCGCCGATCGCGGCGACGTCCGTCTGGCCGGCGGGGTGCGCCGCGGCCTCCTTGGCGGTCACGTAGGCCGCGGTCGCCGGGGTCAGCGAGACCGGCTCGGTGACGCCGTTGCCGGTGCTCAGCACGATGGCCGCCGGGGCGCCGGAGGCGTCGGTGAACTTGTCCGAGGCCAGCGGGCCGGAGGACAGCGCGTCGGCGAAGTCGTCGCCGCGGGCGACCACGATGTGCTTCGGGTTGTTCAGCGCCTGCGGATTCTGCGCGACGCCCAGCGCCGTGTCGTAGCGGGTCGCGCCGCCGAAGCGCTCGACGTTGTACCCGAGGGTGTTGCTGATGTAGTCCTGGATCGACTGCGGGATCGCCTCGACGCCGCCGAGGATGTAAACGGTGTGCTTCTTGTCCGCCGGCAGGACGCGCTTGATCTCGGCCGCGACGTTCGCGTCGAGGCTCTTCGCACTCGCCCCGCCGGGGGTCAGCAGCAGCGGGCCGTTCTTCGCCTTGGCCAGCGGGATGCCGGCGAGCGCGTCCGCGTACACGTCGCCGCGCGCCAGGACGACCGCGCCGGCGCTGTGCGCGAACGGGAAGGCCTCCTGCGAGACGGCGACGCCGGTGCCGTAGCGGGTGGCGCCGGCGAACTGCGTCAGCTGCCCGAAGTTCGCGTTCGCCTTCGACACGTCCACCTGCTGGGTGGTGGAGGCCTGCTGACCGTACTTGTCGACGACCGAGAAAGTGATCGTCTTCAGGCCGGTGGTGGTGTAGGTGTGTTCCTCAAGCTGACCGATGCCTATGGGCATCGTCTGCTGGCTGGTCGATCCGTCGCCCCAGTCGATCGTCCCGATGCCGTTCTCGACGCTCGAGCCCCTCGTGTTGACCGACACCAGGCCCGGCGAGAGCACTGTCGTCGTGAACGCGGCGACCGGCGGGGCCGCGATTCCGATGGCCTCGTCCGCGGTGGACTTCAGGCCGGTGGCGTTGTCGCTGTAGGTCAGGGTCACGACGTGCTGGCCGGTCGCGGCGGCGCCGGTCCAGTTGCAGGTCGCGAGCATGGCCTTGGTGTCGATGGTCAGCGGCAGCGCGCCCCGGCCGTGGTCGCACGTGCCCGCCAGCCCACTCAGGTCGGTGCCGGCCGGCAGGATCTTGCTCAGATCGAAGGAGCTGGTCCCGTGGCTGGTCACCACGGCGCCGGCGGCGTTGAGGTCGATCAGGACCGACGAGGTGTACTTGATGTTCGCCGGGTCGGTGGCGTCGACGGCGACCTGCTTCGTCGTGGTCGTGGCCGAGACGTCCGAGTGCGAGGTCTCGGTCAGCGTCTCCTTCAGCGCCCCCGGCGCGTACGCGTGGGTGGCCTGCAGGGTGCTGGCAGTCGTGCCGTCACCGAAGTCGGTGATGTTCGAGTCGCCCTTGGAGCCGGTGGCGTCGCTGTTCACTGTGAGCACCGCCGAGGCGCCGCTGCCCGATACCGTCGCCTGCGCCTTCAGGGCGGCGTTCGGCCCCGCGTTGGTCGACGACCAGGCCAGCGCCGACGCGGTCCCCGCCATGCCCACGCCCAGGCCGACCATGGAGCTGGACACCGCGACGAGTGCGAGCCCCTTGTGCTTCACCGATTTCATGATGCGTCCTCCCCTTGTTTCTGGTGAATCCCTTCATGAGACTCGCCGGGAGGGTGCAAGGTTGCGCGCGGGGCCGGATGTGTTTTTTCAGAGGCCTGAATCAGAATCCGAGCTTCGCCAGCTGCTTGGGATCGCGTTGCCAATCCTTGGCGACCTTCACATGCAGGTCCAGGAAGACCGGCGTCCCGAGCAGCGCCTCGATCTGCCGGCGGGCCCGCGAGCCGACCTCGCGAAGCCGCTCGCCGCCGTGGCCGATGACGATCGCCTTCTGGCTCGGGCGCTCCACGTAGAGCGTCGCGTGCACGTCCAGCAGCGGGCGGTCGGCGGGGCGGCCCTCGCGCAGCGTCATCTCCTCGACGGTGACGGCCAGCGAGTGCGGCAGCTCGTCCCGGACGCCCTCCAGGGCGGCCTCGCGGACCAGCTCGCCGACCATGACCTCCTCCGGCTCGTCGGTCAGCTCGCCGCCCGGGTACAGCGGCGGGGACTCCGGGAGCTGCTTCACCAGCAGGTCCTCCAGGAGCTGGATCTGCTCGTCGCGCACGGCCGAGACCGGGATCACCTCGGCCCACTCGATGCCGACCTCGCGGCCGAGCTCGACCAGGGCCAGCAGCTGCTCGGCGATCTGCTCCTTGGCGGCCTTGTCGGTCTTGGTCAGGATGGCGATCTTCGGGGTGCGCCGGACCTGGGCCAGCTCGGCGGCGATGAAGCGGTCGCCGGGGCCGATCTTCTCGTCGGCCGGCACGCAGAACCCGATGACGTCCACCTCGGCCCAGGTGGCGCGCACCTCGTCGTTCAGGCGCGCGCCGAGCAGGGTGCGCGGCTTGTGCAGGCCGGGGGTGTCGACCAGGACCAGCTGCGCGTCGTCGCGGTGCACGATGCCGCGCACGGTGTGCCGCGTGGTCTGCGGGCGCCCGGAGGTGATCGCCACCTTCGCGCCGACCACCGAGTTGGTCAGCGTGGACTTGCCGGCGTTGGGACGGCCCACGAAGCAGGCGAACCCGGCGCGGAAGTCGTCGGGGAACTCGTGGCGCTCCGGCGAGTCGTCCCGGACGCCGCGGCCGTAGGCGGTCGGCGCCGGCTCGGAGTCGCGGACCCGGTCGGAGGTGACGCGCTTCTCGGCGAGCTGCTGGCTGCGCTTGACGCGCTCGGCCTTCTTCTTGGCCGCCTCGGCGTTGGCCGCCTGGCGGGACCGGGATCGTCCACTCGCGCTGCTCGTCATGGGAACCATTGTCCCTTACTCGAGAGGGTCCGCCGCTCAGAGCTCCATGCGCCTTCGGATCAGAGCTTCGGGCGCCTTCAGATCAGCGCTCCGGACGGCTTCGGATCAGAGCTTCGGGTCGGCCAGGAACAGGCGCGGCGGCGTGCCGGAATCCTTCAGGTCGGCGATCACGTCCAGGTCCTCCTGCCGGAACTGCTTGTCCTCGGTGACCAGTACCGCGGCCTCCAGCGCCTTCGCCCCGCTGACGACGGCCATCGCGATCGCGGTCTGCAGCGCCGAGAGCCGCAGGGCGGGCAGTTCGACGGTGGTGGCGACATAGGTGCGGCCGGTCTCGTCGCGCACCGCCGCGCCCTCGGCCGCGCCGTTGCGGGCCCGCTGGGCCTTGGCGAGGGTGTGGAGCTTGGCGTTCTCGGGGTCCAGCTGGTTGTCGGTCATGGGCCAACGCTATCGAAAACGCCGAAGGCCCCGGAGCACTGCTCCGGGGCCTTCTCGCTGAGCGGATGACGAGACTCGAACTCGCGACCCTCACCTTGGCAAGGTGATGCTCTACCAACTGAGCCACATCCGCATTCGCCTGCCGGGTTTCCCTGGCGACGAAGAAAACTATAGCCCATGTCCGGGGTGGGTTCGCCACCTGGTTACCGGGACGTGTCAGGCGTCGTCCTGCGGAACACGCTTCACCAACACCGTGCCGATACGGCGCCGCCGGCCCTCCGGCGACTCCGCGGTGAGCCGCAGGCCCTCGACTTCGATCTGCGCGCCGGGGATCGGCACCCGGCCCAGGCGCTTGGCCATCAGGCCGCCGACGGTCTCCACGTCGTCGTCCTCCAGGGCCACGCCGAACAGGTCGCCGAGTTCGTCCACGCCCAGGCGCGCGGTGACCCGCGCGGCGTCCGCGGACAGGCGCTCCACCGAGGGCCGCTCCACGTCGTACTCGTCGGCGATCTCCCCGACGATCTCCTCCAGGATGTCCTCGATGGTGACCAGGCCGGCGGTGCCGCCGTACTCGTCGATCACCACCGCCAGGTGGATGTGCCCGGCCTGCATGTCGCGCAGCAGCTCGTCGGCGGGCTTGCTGTCCGGGATGCAGACCGGGTCGCGCATCACGGACTCCACCAGCTCGGTGGTCTCCCCGCTCGGGTGCTCGTGGATGCGCCGGACCAGGTCCTTGAGGTACACGATGCCCACCACGTCGTCGGCGTTCTCGCCGACCACCGGGATGCGGGAGAAGCCGCTGCGCAGCGCCAGCGACAGCGCCTGGCGCAGGGTCTTGTGCCGCTCGATGAAGACCATGTCGGTGCGCGGGACCATCACCTCGCGCACCAGCGTGTCGCCGAGCTCGAAGACCGAGTGCACCATCCGGCGCTCCTGGTCCTCGATGACGCTGTTCGCCTCGGCCAGGTCCACCAGCGCGCGCAGCTCGGCCTCGGAGGCGAACGGGCCCTCGCGGAAGCCCCGGCCCGGCGTCACCGCGTTGCCGACCAGGATCAGCAGCTGCGCCAGCGGCCCCAGGATCCGGGTGAGCAGCGCCATCGGGCCGGCCACGGCCAGCGCCACCCGCACCGAGTGCTGCCGGCCGATGGTGCGCGGCATCACGCCGATGAAGATGTAGGACACCGCGATCATGACGCCGATCGCGGCGAAGCCGGCGCCCCAGGAGCTGTCGATCCGGCGCATGAACAGCACCGTGACCAGCACCGTGGCCGCGATCTCGCAGGCCACGCGCAGTAACAGGACCAGATTCAGGACCGGGGCCGGGTCGTCGGCCAGCTGCTTGAGCCGGGCCGCGCGCGGCAGGCCCTGCTCGACCAGTTCGGCGGCCCGCACCCGCGAGACGCGGGACAACGCGGTGTCCGCACAGGCGGAGAACCCCGCGACCGCGACGAGGACCACGACCGCGACGATCTCCCAGAACAGCAGGGCACTCATGCGCCGCCCCCGGCGGCCGCTCCAGTGCCCTGCCGATGTCTATGACCGCTCATCGAGCGCCTGACCTGGCCTTCCATCCTCGTAGCAGCTGTTTCTGCAGGCCGAACATCTCGGCCTCCTCCTCCGGCTCGGCGTGGTCGTAGCCCAGCAGGTGCAAGATCCCGTGCGTGGTGAGCAGCCGCAGCTCCTCAGCAGTGGAGTGGCCGGCGTCCTTGGCCTGCTTCTCGGCCACCTCCGGACACAGCACGACGTCCCCGAGCAGGCCCGGCACCGGCTCGTTGTCGTCCTCGGCGCGCGCCGGACGCAGCTCGTCCATCGGGAAGGAGAGCACGTCGGTCGGGCCCGGCTCGTCCATCCACTGGATGTGCAGCTGCTCCATCGCGGCGGTGTCGACCAGCAGGATGGACAGCTCGGCCATCGGGTGGATGCCCATCTCGCCCAGCACGTACCGGGCGACCCCGACCAGCTCCTCGGCGTCCACCCCCTGCTCGGTGCCGTAGTCGGTCTCGTTGGCGATGTCGATCGACATGGGGTTCAGTGCCTCTTCCTCTTGGCGTCCCCACCAGAACTGTGGTCACCGCGGTCCCGGTCGCGCACGGCGTCGTAGCGCCCGTACGCGTCGACGATGTCCCCCACCAGCCGGTGGCGCACGACGTCGGCACTGGTCAGCTCGGCGAAATGGATGTCCTCCACGCCGGACAGGATATTGCGCACGACCCGCAGCCCGGACTCGGTGCCCCCGGGAAGGTCGACCTGGGTCACGTCGCCGGTGACCACGATCTTGGAGCCGAAGCCGAGGCGGGTCAGGAACATCTTCATCTGCTCGGGGGAGGTGTTCTGGGCCTCGTCGAGGATGATGAAGGCGTCATTGAGGGTGTTGTGCGTGAGCAGGTAATCCTCGGTGACATACAGCGAGTCCGCCGCGGCCACCTGGATGCAGACCGTCTCCTCGCGTCCCTCCCGCTCGATGCTGTCGATGAAGCGCATCGGGCGTCCGCCTCCGCCGGCAGCGTGGTAAGCGTCACGCTTTCGGGTGAGCCGGAAGGGCTCGACACCCTCGGGAAGACGGATGTCGACGACATGGGAGTCGCGACGGTGCTCGACCACACGGCCGTTCACCACACCACCGGTCATGTCCTCAGTAAGGCGCCGGCGGGTGTAGACGACGCCGCCGAGCGAGCGGACCAGCTCGATCACATCGTCCCGGAGAAGGATCGAGGTGGTCGTGTACTGGATCCGGCAGGTGCGGTCCTTCTGCACCACCGGGCCGCCGTCGGAGTCCAGCAGGCCCTGCAGCACTGCGAGGCGGATCTCCGGCGTGTTGCGGAGATAGACATCCGGAACGAACTTCGAGACCGAGGTGTTGCCGAGCATGTCCAGCGCCCGCATAGCCGCGGTCACCGGGTTCTCGAGGGTCACGACATCGCCGGGGGCCTTCACTCGGTTCAGTGCGTAGTCCACGCCGCCCCGATGCCGGACCGTCACGCCGGGCAGTGCCGCTTCGAGAGCCACGACAAGTTCAGCGTCGGTAGTGGCGTACGACGGGGTGGTCGAGCCGGTCACGCAGCCGTCGCCGAGGAGCAGACCGAGAGCGTAGGCGTCCATCGGAACATCCTGCTCAGGGTGGCACACCGGCGCGGTGAGCAGCGGCAGCTCGTAGCGGCGAGCCCGCGCCGCACGGAGATTGCCGATCATCTCCTGCGTTTCCAGAACCCGCCAGGGCTTGTTCCGGCGCTTGTCCGCTGCCGTACGAACGGTCCACAGGTGCTCGCCGCAGCACAACACCGAAGCACCGTCCTGCGCGGTGACGCGATAGACGTCCTTCTCGCCCTGCGGATAGACGCCCAGCACCGGCGTCGGCTCACCATTCGAACCGATGACCAAGTCGCCGACCTGAAGCTCGCCGATCGGCCGCCAGCCGTCGGGCGTCAAGACTCGGACGAAGGTCGGATGGGCCCGGCCCCGCATGTAGGCCAGCGGTGCCACTTCGATGACCCCGGCCGCCATCAACCGCGGAATGCTGTCCGGATCGATCATGTCGTGCAGCGCGTCGTACAGCGGCCGCAGGTACGGGTCGATCTTCTCGTACAGCGTCCCGGGTAGGAACCCGAGCTTCTCCCCGGCCTCGACCGCGGGCCGGGTCAGGATGATGCGGTTGACCTGCTTGCTCTGCAGCGCCTGCACGGCCTTGGCCATCGCCAGGTAGGTCTTGCCGGAGCCGGCCGGGCCGATGCCGAACACGATCGTGTTGCGGTCGATGGCGTCGACGTAGGTCTTCTGGTTCAGCGTCTTGGGGCGGATGGTGCGGCCGCGGTTGCTCAGGATGTTCTGCGTGAGCACCTCGGCCGGGCGCTGGCCGTCGACGTCGGCCTCGCCGCTGCGCAGCATCTGGATCGAGCGCTCGACGCCGTCCTCGGTGAGCGGGGCGCCGGTGCGGAGCATCAGGAGCATCTCCTCGAACAGGCGCTGCACGAGGCCGACCTCGCCGCGGCTGCCGGCGACGGTCACCTGGTTGCCCCGGGCGTGGATGTCCACGCCGGGGAAGGCCTTCTCGATCACCCGCAGCAGGCCGTCGCCGGCTCCGAAGACGGAGACCAGGGGGTGCCCGGACGGTATCTCGATCTTGGCCTGGACGACGCCCGGCGCGACCTCGTCGGCGCGGACGGCGCGTGCGGCCCCTGAAGCGGCGCCGGAGGCGGGCCTGGAGGATCCGGAGGACCCGGAGGACCCGGAGGACGCCCCTGCCCCGTTAGCCCCCGCGCGGCCGGTTCCGGCCGCCCTCCCGTTGCGGTCCGCGGCGGAGGACTGGCGGCCCTTGCCCGAGCGCGGTGCGGTGTTGTCTGCCATAGGAACGGCCGTACGGCCTTTGATCACTCTCCTGTCTCCGTGTCGCCTCCATGCTAGCCCGCACCCCCGCGACCAGGGCGGGAGATTTTGGCCGCCACCTCTTTTCGTCACCTTGACGCTATGCGGGTCCGGGCCTATTATCGTCAACTAGACGATAACAACCGGCCGACGGCGGGGAAGGCGATATCCATGGGCAGCGGACGCTGGGACTACAACGCATACGAGGCGGCGGAGGCCTACCGCAAAGCGAACGGCCACAGCGCCTTCGACTACCACGACCGGGTGCTCAGCCACACCCCGCGCAACCAGTGGCGCGCCCATCCCGACCTCGAGCCGTACGGCGTCGGCGTCCGCGAGAGCCGGGACAGCGCCGAGCACCCGACCTCCCTGGCCATCTCCGTGCTGTTCGACGTCACCGGCTCCATGGGCGGGGTCCCCCGGGTGCTGCAGACCAAGCTCGCCGACCTGCACGGCCTGCTGCTGCGCAAGAACTACGTCGACCACCCGCAGATCATGTTCGGCGCGATCGGCGACGCCTACTCCGACCGGGTGCCCCTGCAGGTCGGGCAGTTCGAGTCCGACAACCGCATGGACGACCAGCTCGGCGAGATCGTGCTGGAGGGTGGCGGCGGGGGCCAGATGCGCGAGTCGTACGAGCTGGCGATGTACTTCATGGCCCACCACACCTCGCTGGACTGCCACGAGAAGCGCGGCAAGCGCGGCTACCTGTTCATCATCGGCGACGAGATGCCCTACCCGAACGTCAACCCGACGCAGCTCGCGTGCGTCCTGGGCCAGACCGCCGGCCAGACAGCCGGCCGGCCCGACCGCTCGGGCCGCCAGGGCCGCGGCGGGGGCCGGGCCATCCCGATCGAGGACGTGGTCCGCGACGTGAAGCGCAAGTTCGACGTCTACTACATCCTCCCAGAGGGCTCCTCCTACGCCGGCAACGACGAGGTGCTCGGCGCCTGGCGCGCCCTGCTCGGCCAGAACGTCATCCAGCTCGACGACCTGGACGCGGTCTGCGAGACCATCGCGCTGACCATCGGCCTGGCCGAGGACCGCATCGACCTGGACGCCGGCCTGGACGACCTGCGCAACGTCGGATCCCGCGCGGGCCGCTCCGTGGAGCGCGCCCTGGGCGACCTGGACGCCCGGCGTGGCAATCACCGCCGCGATCGGCACCGCGTGTCGGCGGACCCCGCGGTGCGCTACCTGCGCTCGCAGGGAGCCGGCTACACGTACGACTCCGGAATCGACGACCCCGGATACGACAACCGCCCCGAAAGCCGCTGGTAAGAGAGCCTCCGCAATGGACCTGATCGGCATGAAGCACGCGATCGTGGTGGACCTCGGCTACGGGGACGCCGGCAAGGGCTCGACCGTGGACTGGCTCTGCTCCCCCGGACACACCGATTCCCGCACTGGTTCTCGCACCGATTTCGACACAGATTCCCGCACCGTTTCCCGCACCGAGACACGCATCCGCGCCGTCATCCGCTTCAACGGCGGCGCGCAGGCCGGCCACAACGTGGTCACCCCCGACGGCCGCCACCACACCTTCGCGCAGTTCGGCGCCGGCACCTTCCACGGCGTGCCGACCCACCTGTCCCGCTTCATGCTCGTCGAACCCTTCGCGCTGGCCGCCGAGGCCGCGCACCTGGCCGAACTCGGCATCCCCAATCCGTTCGCCCTGGTGTCGGCAGACTCCCGCGCGCTCATCACCACCCCCTACCACCGTGCCGCGAACCGTGTACGCGAATCCGCCCGGGACCGCACCCCCGGGTCGAACCGCCACGGCACCTGCGGCATGGGGATCGGCGAGACGGTCTCCTTCTCCCTGGCCGTCTCGCCTGATATGCCACCGCGCGTGGGGGACTGCCGGGACCGCGCCACGCTGGTCAGGAAGCTGACAGCGCTGCGCGGCCGCATAGCGGCCGATCTGGAGTTGTCCGGTTTGCACCTGCCCACGGACCTGCCGAGCCCGGAGTTCTGTGCGGACGTCTACCAGGCGTTCGCACAGCGGGTGCGGATCGTGGACGAGGAGTGCGGCGGATATCTCGCCGCACTCCTGGCATCCGGACCCTGCGTCTTCGAGGGCGCGCAGGGTGTGCTGCTGGACGAGTGGTACGGCTTCCACCCGCACACGACCTGGTCGACGACCACCTTCGCCAACGCGGAGGCGTTGCTGAAGGAGTCGGACCAGGGAGCGGACAGCGCTGTGCGCCTCGGCGTGGTCCGCACCTACAGCACCCGGCACGGCGCCGGACCGCTCGTCTCGGAGGACGCGGGCCTGACCCCGATGCTGCCGGAGCCGCACAACGAGACCGGAACGTGGCAGGGGGTGTTCCGGATCGGTCACTTCGACGCGGTGGCCCATCGCTACGCGCTCGACGTGTGCGGCGGCGCCGACGCGTTGGTGGTCACGCACGCGGACGTCCGGGCGGCCGGCCGGCGCCTGTGCCGGGCCTACCAGGCCTCGGCCGACGTGCCGGCGATGGAGAAGCTGCCGCGGAGCCTGCTGCCGGACCTGGACTATCAGCGGCTGCTCACCAAGACCGTGTCGTCGTGCACGCCGGTGTACGACGACGGCCCGCGGGACGAGCGGGACTGGCCG is a window encoding:
- a CDS encoding adenylosuccinate synthetase; this translates as MDLIGMKHAIVVDLGYGDAGKGSTVDWLCSPGHTDSRTGSRTDFDTDSRTVSRTETRIRAVIRFNGGAQAGHNVVTPDGRHHTFAQFGAGTFHGVPTHLSRFMLVEPFALAAEAAHLAELGIPNPFALVSADSRALITTPYHRAANRVRESARDRTPGSNRHGTCGMGIGETVSFSLAVSPDMPPRVGDCRDRATLVRKLTALRGRIAADLELSGLHLPTDLPSPEFCADVYQAFAQRVRIVDEECGGYLAALLASGPCVFEGAQGVLLDEWYGFHPHTTWSTTTFANAEALLKESDQGADSAVRLGVVRTYSTRHGAGPLVSEDAGLTPMLPEPHNETGTWQGVFRIGHFDAVAHRYALDVCGGADALVVTHADVRAAGRRLCRAYQASADVPAMEKLPRSLLPDLDYQRLLTKTVSSCTPVYDDGPRDERDWPDVIGEALGTPVGVVSSGPTWRDKAARLPCAK